In Myxococcota bacterium, the genomic stretch TCTCACTCGCCGGGCCAGTCGTTCGTCCGGCAGTTCTTCGCGTCGATCGCGCTCACCACCCCACCTTGATCGCGGTGATTCCGCGCCGCGCGAAGCGCGCCTTGATCTCGCGCTTGAGCAGGTCGCCCAGCGGCAGCTCGGACAGCCGCACGTGGCCGTGGTCGTCGCGCTCGGCGTCCTCCATGCCCTCGAGGTCCGCGGGGTCGAGCAGCTCCGCGATGCCCTCCGCCAGAACC encodes the following:
- a CDS encoding 6-phosphofructokinase — protein: VLAEGIAELLDPADLEGMEDAERDDHGHVRLSELPLGDLLKREIKARFARRGITAIKVGW